Proteins encoded in a region of the Haloarcula sp. CBA1129 genome:
- a CDS encoding DUF5789 family protein, with the protein MSDDESEDAEEPAVELGDGPDVAGAPLARVSARLTWGIEHSTIVERESDTTVRTPDGPQELASVLADVDVPYFADRHEFEDAVREVIGTGPVPTE; encoded by the coding sequence ATGAGCGACGACGAAAGCGAGGACGCGGAGGAGCCGGCTGTCGAACTCGGTGATGGACCCGACGTTGCCGGTGCGCCGCTGGCCCGCGTCTCGGCGCGGCTCACTTGGGGCATCGAACACAGCACTATCGTCGAGCGAGAGAGCGACACGACTGTTCGGACGCCCGACGGCCCACAGGAACTCGCGTCGGTTCTGGCGGACGTCGACGTGCCGTACTTCGCCGACCGTCACGAGTTCGAAGACGCGGTTCGAGAGGTCATCGGGACCGGTCCCGTTCCGACCGAGTAA
- a CDS encoding transcription factor S, which yields MEFCDECGSMMKTDDERWVCGSCGYEKARNAETEQEMAVTTQGQEESEVVDTSEVDAEDMGPTTGARCPECGNERAFYEMKQIRAADESETRFFTCTECEHKWREDDH from the coding sequence ATGGAGTTTTGCGACGAATGCGGTTCGATGATGAAAACGGACGACGAGCGCTGGGTCTGTGGCAGTTGCGGCTACGAGAAGGCTCGAAACGCCGAGACCGAACAGGAGATGGCCGTCACTACGCAGGGCCAAGAGGAGTCGGAAGTCGTCGACACCTCCGAAGTCGATGCCGAAGACATGGGACCGACGACGGGTGCTCGCTGTCCCGAGTGTGGCAACGAGCGGGCCTTCTACGAGATGAAGCAGATCCGCGCGGCCGACGAGTCCGAGACGCGCTTTTTCACCTGCACCGAGTGCGAACACAAGTGGCGAGAGGACGACCACTGA
- a CDS encoding methyltransferase domain-containing protein: MAYLFVHEDREYLLDPGERFESDLGILEVPEDVEPGDVVETHLGTGFTVRRLRGPDLFTHLERTGAPMMPRDVGLVVGKTGVAAADRVLDAGTGTGILSAYMGRIGADVVTYEQDPEFAEVARQNMEIAGVADTVEVRTGDITDDLDDLSGFDVLTLDTADAPTVVERTPTLLDRGGSLAVYSPFVENTREVVETATEVGLDGVETLDTIQREMDFDDRGSRPSTGGVGHTGYLTFARRP; the protein is encoded by the coding sequence GTGGCGTACCTCTTCGTCCACGAGGACCGCGAGTACCTGCTGGACCCCGGCGAGCGCTTCGAGTCTGACCTCGGCATTCTGGAGGTCCCCGAAGACGTGGAACCGGGCGATGTCGTCGAGACGCATCTGGGCACCGGCTTCACCGTCCGCCGACTTCGCGGCCCGGACCTGTTCACGCATCTCGAACGCACCGGCGCACCGATGATGCCCCGCGACGTGGGGCTGGTCGTCGGCAAGACCGGCGTGGCAGCGGCGGACCGCGTCCTCGACGCTGGTACCGGAACGGGCATCCTCAGCGCGTATATGGGCCGCATCGGCGCTGACGTGGTGACCTACGAGCAAGACCCCGAGTTCGCCGAGGTCGCGCGCCAGAACATGGAAATCGCCGGCGTCGCGGACACCGTCGAGGTCCGAACCGGTGATATCACCGACGACCTCGACGACCTCTCGGGCTTTGACGTGCTGACCCTCGATACAGCGGACGCCCCGACTGTGGTCGAGCGAACGCCCACGCTGCTGGACCGCGGCGGGTCGCTTGCGGTGTACTCCCCGTTCGTGGAGAACACGCGCGAGGTCGTCGAGACAGCCACCGAGGTCGGCCTTGACGGCGTCGAAACGCTTGACACCATCCAGCGGGAGATGGACTTTGACGACCGCGGCTCCCGACCCTCGACCGGCGGCGTCGGCCATACCGGCTACCTGACGTTCGCGCGGCGGCCCTGA
- a CDS encoding nascent polypeptide-associated complex protein — protein sequence MFGGGGGMNPRKMKQMMEQMGIDMEDIDAQEVIIRTPDEELVFDDAEVQLMEAQGQKTYQVVGEPESRELGSGESSAATADDTDETASDSGVDEDDVELVAMRAGVDEDTAREALEANDGDLADAVDELE from the coding sequence ATGTTTGGCGGAGGCGGCGGGATGAACCCGCGCAAGATGAAGCAGATGATGGAACAGATGGGCATCGACATGGAGGACATCGATGCGCAGGAAGTAATTATTCGCACCCCGGACGAGGAGCTCGTCTTCGACGATGCGGAGGTCCAGCTGATGGAAGCGCAGGGCCAGAAAACGTATCAGGTCGTCGGTGAGCCAGAGAGCCGCGAACTCGGCTCCGGTGAGAGCTCGGCCGCGACGGCTGACGACACCGACGAGACCGCCAGCGACTCCGGCGTCGACGAGGACGACGTCGAACTCGTCGCCATGCGGGCCGGCGTCGACGAGGACACAGCAAGAGAGGCACTCGAAGCCAACGACGGCGACCTCGCTGACGCGGTCGACGAACTGGAGTAA
- a CDS encoding AEC family transporter — translation MSLLSIFATAILPVVVVAVAGFALGRVKGTDPDALNTITVYVLAPALVVHSLTTSTLAGDTILSVVLAVVLFTAAMLLIAEGVGRLTGHSEPILGAFVLVSIFPNTGNYGIPLADFAFGATGRSTAVLVTALQGVLLYTLGIYIAARGSGGSPLADMRRVFGVPLVYAVVAALGLRWLGAVPPVDSTVMQTLELLGNASIPVMLLILGIQLSNVDGNSDFRSVSIASVMKLLLAPVLAFAAVLAVGFQNQTVARVVVLLLATPTGVTTIILVGAFSHGAGADSPSELVSATVFLTTVASAVTVTVLVWLLQSGLVL, via the coding sequence GTGTCACTGCTGTCCATCTTCGCCACGGCGATCCTTCCAGTCGTCGTCGTGGCTGTGGCCGGCTTCGCGCTCGGTCGGGTGAAAGGCACCGACCCCGACGCGCTCAACACCATCACGGTGTACGTCCTCGCGCCCGCGCTCGTCGTCCACAGCCTGACCACGTCGACGCTGGCCGGCGACACGATTTTGAGCGTCGTTCTCGCCGTCGTCCTGTTCACCGCGGCGATGCTCCTCATCGCGGAGGGCGTCGGTCGCCTCACGGGGCACTCGGAACCGATTCTCGGTGCGTTCGTCCTCGTCTCTATCTTCCCGAACACGGGCAACTACGGTATTCCGCTGGCTGATTTCGCCTTCGGTGCGACAGGGCGCAGTACGGCCGTTCTCGTGACCGCGTTGCAGGGCGTGTTGCTCTACACGCTCGGGATCTACATCGCCGCCCGAGGCAGCGGCGGCAGCCCGCTCGCTGATATGCGCCGCGTGTTCGGTGTTCCCCTCGTCTACGCCGTCGTCGCCGCGCTCGGCCTTCGCTGGCTTGGCGCGGTGCCGCCCGTGGACTCGACGGTGATGCAGACGCTCGAACTGCTGGGCAACGCCTCGATTCCGGTAATGTTGCTCATCCTCGGCATCCAGCTATCGAACGTCGACGGGAACAGCGATTTCCGGTCGGTCAGTATCGCCAGCGTGATGAAGCTCCTGTTGGCCCCAGTGCTCGCGTTCGCCGCGGTGCTCGCGGTCGGCTTCCAGAACCAGACGGTCGCGCGAGTGGTCGTCCTGCTGCTTGCGACGCCGACCGGCGTGACGACCATCATCCTCGTCGGCGCGTTCAGTCACGGGGCCGGAGCAGACTCGCCGAGCGAACTCGTCAGCGCGACGGTGTTCCTGACGACCGTCGCCAGTGCGGTGACGGTAACAGTGTTAGTCTGGCTCTTGCAGTCCGGACTGGTGCTGTGA
- a CDS encoding PUA domain-containing protein, with protein MSDNELRGLRRAADYQFGGGGGTALFAGPDALDVTHTSSGRPRQIHTTDGRVATYGDDGRFRLGLAGGNRLLDAFDASRHRVVVGDESEPFIREGRNAFAKFVQSADSELRPGDEALVVHEDGYLLAVGRAELPGSGMDDFETGMAVKVRQGAED; from the coding sequence ATGAGTGACAACGAGCTCCGCGGGCTCCGTCGTGCGGCCGACTACCAGTTCGGCGGTGGTGGCGGGACTGCGCTGTTTGCAGGTCCTGACGCCCTCGATGTAACACATACCAGTTCCGGCCGTCCGCGGCAGATCCATACCACGGACGGCCGCGTCGCCACGTACGGTGACGACGGACGTTTTCGACTCGGGCTTGCCGGCGGGAACCGACTCCTCGATGCGTTCGACGCGTCGCGACACCGCGTTGTCGTCGGCGACGAGAGCGAGCCGTTCATCCGCGAGGGCCGCAACGCCTTCGCGAAGTTCGTCCAGTCCGCCGACAGCGAACTCCGCCCGGGCGACGAAGCCCTCGTCGTCCACGAGGACGGCTATCTGCTCGCCGTCGGCCGCGCGGAACTGCCCGGCAGCGGTATGGACGACTTCGAGACGGGCATGGCCGTGAAGGTTCGACAGGGCGCTGAGGACTGA